The following are encoded in a window of Pseudomonas graminis genomic DNA:
- a CDS encoding 3'-5' exonuclease, whose amino-acid sequence MNLFRWLKPHRRAVAPELTPEQLQRLRALPGPGALDQNTLRQQRWVVLDLETSGLNLQRDEVLSIGAVVIEDGAIDLGQQFERTLMRTDHKLSPSVLLHGLGPTAIAAGSEPVEALLDFMAFVGDSPLLAFHAAFDEHMLGRALKESLGYRLLHPFIDVAHIAPFICPNANLRQAGLDDWTRFFGLHAEERHHASADALVTAELAMILFSHARRQGIETPAQLEQGVAKWRRQQQSHSF is encoded by the coding sequence ATGAATTTGTTCCGCTGGCTCAAGCCACACAGACGCGCCGTCGCCCCTGAACTCACGCCTGAACAGCTACAACGCCTGCGCGCCCTGCCCGGGCCCGGCGCGTTGGATCAGAACACGCTGCGCCAGCAACGCTGGGTGGTTCTCGATCTTGAAACCAGTGGGCTGAATCTGCAGCGAGACGAAGTGCTGTCGATCGGCGCGGTTGTCATCGAAGATGGCGCGATCGATCTGGGGCAGCAGTTCGAGCGCACGCTGATGCGCACCGATCACAAACTCAGCCCCAGCGTGTTGCTTCACGGCCTAGGGCCCACGGCAATTGCCGCAGGCAGCGAGCCGGTCGAAGCACTGCTGGATTTCATGGCGTTCGTGGGTGACAGCCCGCTGCTGGCGTTTCACGCGGCGTTCGACGAACACATGCTGGGGCGTGCATTAAAGGAAAGCCTGGGCTATCGCCTGCTGCACCCCTTCATTGATGTCGCTCACATCGCGCCCTTCATTTGCCCGAACGCGAATTTGCGTCAGGCAGGCCTGGACGACTGGACGCGATTCTTCGGGCTTCACGCCGAAGAGCGTCATCACGCCAGCGCCGATGCCCTGGTGACCGCAGAGCTCGCAATGATCCTGTTCAGCCACGCCAGGCGACAAGGAATAGAAACCCCCGCACAACTTGAGCAAGGTGTGGCGAAATGGCGACGGCAGCAGCAATCGCACTCGTTTTAG
- a CDS encoding PepSY-associated TM helix domain-containing protein, with product MKSQTIRRWSFIHTWTSLICTAFLLMLAITGLPLIFSHEIAHLTGDAPEFKEMPAGTPHLDLEQLVRSAEAHRPGDLMQYFGWDDDDPNGVYAIMGKTAGGDPNESHSFMIDARTGEAMETPNANGGFMMIMLRLHVDMYAGLPGKLLLAFMGLLFVMAIVSGVVLYAPFMRRLDFATVRPNKSTRVRWLDLHNLIGVVTLTWAIVVGLTGVLNACADLVIAQWRTDALMTMIAPYKDAPPLAERGPATRLIEISKTTVPGAEPSFIAFPGSRFSSEHHYAVFMKGDTHLTSHLLTPVLIDAQDLHVTATLGRPWYMDALLLSQPLHFGDYGGMPMKILWAALDVLTILVLGSGLYLWWVRRRAAVAVAKAVAVEAEVA from the coding sequence ATGAAAAGCCAAACCATCCGCCGCTGGTCTTTCATCCACACGTGGACCAGCCTGATCTGCACGGCATTCCTGCTGATGCTGGCAATCACCGGCTTACCACTGATCTTCAGTCACGAGATCGCTCACCTGACGGGCGATGCGCCGGAATTCAAAGAAATGCCCGCCGGCACTCCGCATCTCGACCTCGAACAACTGGTCCGCTCAGCCGAAGCCCACCGCCCCGGCGACCTGATGCAGTACTTCGGCTGGGACGACGATGACCCCAACGGCGTCTACGCCATCATGGGCAAAACTGCCGGCGGCGACCCGAACGAATCCCACAGTTTCATGATCGACGCGCGCACCGGCGAAGCGATGGAAACCCCGAATGCCAATGGCGGTTTCATGATGATCATGCTGCGCTTGCATGTGGACATGTACGCGGGGCTGCCGGGCAAACTGTTGCTGGCGTTCATGGGCCTGCTGTTTGTCATGGCGATCGTTTCCGGCGTCGTGCTGTACGCACCCTTCATGCGACGTCTGGATTTCGCCACGGTGCGGCCGAATAAATCCACGCGGGTGCGCTGGCTTGATCTGCACAACCTGATCGGCGTCGTCACGCTGACCTGGGCCATTGTCGTCGGCCTGACCGGCGTGCTTAATGCCTGCGCCGATCTGGTGATCGCGCAATGGCGCACCGACGCGCTGATGACCATGATCGCGCCATACAAAGACGCCCCTCCTCTGGCCGAGCGCGGACCAGCCACCCGGCTGATCGAGATATCGAAGACCACCGTCCCCGGCGCCGAGCCGAGCTTCATAGCCTTTCCCGGCTCGCGCTTTTCCAGCGAGCATCATTACGCGGTGTTCATGAAAGGCGACACGCACCTGACCTCCCACCTGCTGACCCCTGTCCTGATCGACGCTCAGGATCTGCACGTGACCGCAACGCTGGGACGCCCGTGGTACATGGACGCACTTCTGTTGTCGCAACCGCTGCACTTCGGTGACTACGGCGGCATGCCGATGAAAATCCTCTGGGCCGCGCTCGATGTGCTGACGATCCTCGTCCTCGGCAGTGGCTTGTACCTGTGGTGGGTCCGCCGCCGCGCCGCTGTCGCCGTCGCGAAGGCAGTGGCCGTAGAGGCGGAAGTCGCATGA
- a CDS encoding RNA polymerase sigma factor, which yields MSSLQSPQQQLVGTLYRDHRGWLLGWLRRNVACPHRAEDLSQDTFIRLLGREQLLEPREPRAFLVSIAKGLLFDHFRRAALEQAYLDELMLIPEAEQPSLEEQQLILDDLKAIDRLLGKLSSKARAAFLYNRLDGMPHAEIATKLGVSVPRVRQYLAQGLRQCYIALYGEPT from the coding sequence GTGTCGTCACTTCAAAGTCCCCAGCAGCAGCTCGTCGGAACGCTTTATCGCGACCACCGCGGCTGGCTGCTGGGTTGGCTCCGACGCAACGTGGCTTGCCCCCATCGCGCCGAAGACTTGAGCCAGGACACGTTCATTCGCCTGCTGGGCCGCGAGCAATTGCTTGAACCCCGCGAGCCCCGGGCCTTTCTGGTCTCGATCGCGAAAGGCTTGTTGTTCGACCACTTTCGCCGGGCCGCGCTGGAGCAGGCGTATCTGGACGAGCTGATGCTGATTCCAGAGGCGGAGCAGCCTTCGCTGGAAGAGCAGCAACTGATTCTCGATGACCTCAAAGCCATTGATCGCCTGCTGGGCAAGCTCTCCAGCAAAGCGCGCGCCGCCTTTTTGTACAACCGCCTGGACGGGATGCCCCACGCGGAGATCGCCACAAAGCTCGGCGTTTCCGTACCCCGCGTGCGTCAGTATCTGGCGCAGGGTTTGCGCCAGTGCTACATCGCGCTGTATGGCGAGCCAACATGA
- a CDS encoding FecR family protein has product MSRISTRPVSSPVLDAAIAWQLCLDCGRGSEVEREEFAKWYAASDEHARAWMQLGMVDQRFAGTTGPARSALLRSRDGIGVRLRKLGRGVAGFALALGLTVFLGDRLLPVDYWLADLRTATGEQRTIRLSDNTLIRLNTHTALDVRFDDTQRRIVLQEGEIFVETGSHSDARPFIVETPEGQMRALGTQFLVKRQADGTLLSVLQSAVAAHPQASTHELVLHEGQQMLIHRNSLGPMLALAPGTGAWMRGMLVVDNARLDDVVAELARYRQGHLGVAKDVADLRITGSFPLTNTDLALKALTPTLPVQIEARTPWWVTVVRSEKKPTTAL; this is encoded by the coding sequence ATGAGCCGTATTTCCACCCGACCTGTTTCATCCCCCGTGCTGGACGCCGCCATTGCCTGGCAGCTGTGCCTGGATTGCGGTCGAGGCAGCGAGGTCGAGCGCGAAGAGTTTGCCAAGTGGTACGCCGCCAGCGACGAGCATGCCCGCGCCTGGATGCAGCTCGGGATGGTCGATCAACGTTTCGCCGGCACCACCGGCCCAGCACGTTCGGCGCTTTTGCGGTCCCGTGATGGTATCGGCGTGCGGTTGCGCAAGCTGGGCCGCGGGGTTGCAGGCTTCGCGCTGGCGCTGGGCTTGACGGTGTTTTTGGGGGATCGCCTGCTGCCGGTGGATTACTGGCTCGCGGATCTGCGTACCGCCACCGGTGAGCAACGCACCATTCGCCTGTCGGATAACACCCTTATCCGGCTCAATACCCACACCGCGCTGGACGTGCGGTTCGATGACACACAGCGACGGATCGTGCTTCAGGAAGGCGAAATCTTCGTGGAGACCGGGAGCCACAGCGACGCGCGTCCGTTCATCGTCGAAACCCCGGAAGGGCAGATGCGCGCCCTGGGCACGCAGTTTCTCGTCAAACGGCAGGCTGATGGCACGCTGTTGAGCGTGCTGCAATCAGCCGTCGCCGCTCATCCGCAGGCTTCCACCCACGAACTGGTGCTGCACGAAGGCCAGCAGATGTTGATTCATCGCAACAGCCTCGGTCCCATGCTGGCCCTCGCACCCGGTACCGGCGCCTGGATGCGCGGCATGCTGGTGGTTGATAACGCTCGCCTGGACGACGTGGTTGCGGAACTTGCCCGTTATCGCCAAGGCCATCTCGGCGTAGCGAAAGACGTTGCGGACCTTCGCATCACCGGCAGCTTTCCGCTGACCAACACCGACCTGGCGCTCAAGGCACTGACGCCCACGCTACCCGTGCAGATCGAAGCGCGTACGCCGTGGTGGGTGACGGTGGTCCGCAGCGAGAAAAAGCCGACGACTGCGCTGTAA
- a CDS encoding glutathione S-transferase family protein, with protein MSAPSMTLYYNAASPFARKVLILLHETGQASRVSLKAVALTPVSPDAEVCRDNPCGKIPALCLADGNVIHDSRVILDYLDQQHVGNPLIPKEGSARWRRLTLASLADALMDAALLIRYETFLRPEEKHWSEWLDAQQEKIARTLAYFEAEAITELSTHFDVASISVACAVGYLDFRQPNLGWRSSYPRLANWYDEVSQRPSMLETQPPA; from the coding sequence ATGTCTGCGCCCAGCATGACGCTGTATTACAACGCCGCTTCGCCATTCGCGCGCAAGGTACTGATCTTGCTTCATGAAACCGGACAGGCAAGCCGGGTGAGTCTCAAGGCGGTTGCGCTCACCCCCGTCAGCCCCGACGCTGAAGTCTGTCGCGACAATCCGTGCGGGAAAATTCCGGCGCTGTGCCTGGCCGACGGTAACGTGATCCATGACAGCCGGGTGATTCTCGACTACCTGGACCAACAACATGTCGGCAACCCCCTCATTCCCAAGGAAGGCTCGGCGCGCTGGCGGCGATTGACGCTCGCGTCACTGGCCGATGCCCTCATGGACGCTGCATTGCTCATTCGGTACGAGACCTTCCTGCGGCCAGAGGAGAAACATTGGTCGGAATGGCTCGACGCCCAACAAGAGAAAATCGCCCGCACCCTGGCCTATTTCGAGGCCGAAGCCATCACTGAATTGAGTACGCATTTCGACGTCGCATCGATCAGCGTGGCCTGTGCGGTGGGCTATCTGGATTTCCGCCAGCCGAATCTGGGCTGGCGCAGCAGCTACCCGCGATTGGCAAACTGGTATGACGAAGTCAGTCAGCGGCCGTCTATGCTGGAGACTCAGCCGCCTGCGTGA
- a CDS encoding putative nucleotidyltransferase substrate binding domain-containing protein, which produces MSKADAFTQAGKTAVLQNIHGTMQFLQKFPPFNQMENAHLAYLVEQCHLRFYATDESIIKPSDGPVEHFYIVKQGRVVGERPHSAKGGTETTFEITTGECFPLAALLGERATRTEHLAAEDTFCLQLNKQAFIKLFALSNEFRDFALRGVSSLLDQVNQQVKQKAVETLGTQYSLNTRLGELAMRHPVTCSPDTPLREAVRQMDEQQVGSIVIVDEAKAPLGIFTLRDLRQVVADVNADFGQPIERSMIQAPFYLSPDASAFDAAIAMTQRHIAHVCLVKDQRLCGVVSERDLFSLQRVDLVHLARTIRSAPRIDSLANLRGDIVQLVDRMLAHGASSTQITQIITLLNDHMVCRVIELTLEEKGDPGIAFSWLCFGSEGRREQTLYTDQDNGILFEAGDAAEAAEIRGRLLPIAERINQSLAVCGFALCKGGIMASNPQLCLSRIEWARRFGSFIREATPENLLSSSIYFDLRVVWGDESGGDQLRQSILAQVADNALFQRMMADNALRQRPPVGRFKDFVVARKGSEKDTLDLKTQGLTPFVDGARLLALANGVEASNTLERLRQLVAKEVIDPLDGAAYEEAYHFIQQTRMQQHQQQNRQNLPYSNRIDPDVLNHLDRRILRESFRQAQRLQTSLTVRYQL; this is translated from the coding sequence ATGAGCAAAGCGGACGCTTTTACCCAGGCAGGCAAAACAGCCGTTCTGCAGAACATCCACGGCACGATGCAGTTTCTGCAAAAATTCCCGCCGTTCAACCAGATGGAAAACGCCCATCTGGCCTACCTTGTCGAGCAGTGTCACCTGCGTTTCTACGCTACAGACGAGAGCATCATCAAGCCTAGCGATGGGCCAGTAGAACATTTTTACATCGTCAAACAAGGGCGCGTGGTGGGTGAGCGCCCTCACTCGGCAAAAGGCGGCACCGAGACCACGTTCGAAATCACCACGGGCGAGTGCTTTCCCCTCGCCGCGCTGCTCGGCGAACGCGCCACGCGGACCGAACATCTGGCGGCCGAAGACACCTTCTGCCTGCAGCTGAACAAGCAAGCCTTCATCAAGTTGTTCGCGCTCTCCAATGAATTCCGCGACTTCGCTCTGCGCGGCGTCAGCAGCCTGCTCGATCAGGTGAATCAGCAAGTAAAGCAGAAGGCGGTGGAAACACTCGGCACCCAATATTCGCTGAACACGCGGCTGGGTGAACTGGCGATGCGTCATCCGGTGACGTGCTCCCCCGATACGCCGCTGCGCGAGGCCGTGCGGCAGATGGACGAGCAACAGGTCGGCAGCATTGTGATCGTGGATGAGGCCAAGGCGCCGCTGGGCATCTTCACGCTGCGCGATTTGCGTCAGGTCGTTGCGGACGTCAACGCCGACTTCGGCCAACCCATTGAGCGCAGCATGATTCAGGCGCCGTTTTATCTGAGCCCGGACGCCAGCGCGTTTGACGCAGCCATTGCCATGACTCAGCGGCATATCGCTCACGTGTGTCTGGTCAAGGATCAGCGCCTGTGCGGCGTGGTGTCCGAGCGCGACCTGTTCTCGCTGCAGCGTGTGGATCTGGTGCATCTTGCGCGCACCATCCGCAGCGCGCCGCGCATCGATTCGCTGGCCAACCTGCGCGGCGACATCGTCCAACTGGTCGACCGAATGCTCGCCCACGGCGCCTCGTCCACGCAGATCACCCAGATCATCACCCTGCTCAACGACCACATGGTCTGCCGCGTCATCGAGCTCACGCTTGAAGAAAAAGGCGATCCCGGCATCGCGTTCAGCTGGCTGTGTTTCGGCAGCGAGGGCCGGCGCGAGCAGACGCTGTACACCGATCAGGACAACGGCATTCTGTTCGAGGCCGGGGATGCCGCCGAGGCCGCCGAAATCCGCGGTCGGTTGTTGCCCATCGCCGAGCGGATCAATCAAAGCCTGGCGGTGTGCGGATTTGCCCTGTGCAAGGGCGGGATCATGGCGAGCAATCCGCAGCTGTGCCTGTCGCGTATCGAATGGGCGCGGCGATTCGGCTCCTTCATTCGCGAAGCCACGCCGGAGAACCTGCTGTCGTCTTCCATCTATTTCGATCTGCGCGTGGTCTGGGGCGATGAAAGCGGCGGCGATCAATTGCGTCAGAGCATTCTTGCCCAGGTGGCAGACAACGCGTTGTTCCAGCGCATGATGGCCGACAACGCCCTGCGTCAACGCCCGCCGGTGGGCCGTTTCAAGGATTTCGTGGTCGCCCGCAAAGGCAGCGAAAAAGACACGCTGGATCTGAAAACCCAGGGCCTGACGCCATTTGTCGACGGCGCGCGGTTGCTGGCGCTGGCCAACGGCGTCGAGGCCAGCAACACCCTGGAAAGGCTGCGGCAGCTGGTGGCCAAGGAGGTTATCGACCCGCTGGACGGTGCGGCGTATGAGGAGGCCTACCACTTCATTCAGCAAACCCGTATGCAGCAGCATCAGCAGCAGAACCGGCAAAACCTGCCGTACTCCAATCGCATCGACCCGGATGTGCTCAATCATCTGGACCGACGCATTCTGCGTGAGTCGTTCCGCCAGGCGCAGCGGCTGCAGACCAGCCTCACCGTGCGCTACCAACTGTAA
- a CDS encoding ATP-dependent zinc protease family protein: protein MKSLLALMSLLALPVMAAEPTLYGRYEYIQVSEIGETFKAKMDTGALTASLSAKDIELFKRDGDDWVRFRLATKDADSKVYEHKVSRISRIKGRSEGDDDEEPADPTKRPVVDLELCLGSVKRTVEVNLVDRSHFNYPLLIGAKALREFGAAVNPARRYTADKPEC, encoded by the coding sequence GTGAAATCCCTTCTGGCGCTTATGTCTTTGCTGGCGTTGCCTGTCATGGCTGCCGAACCGACGTTGTACGGCCGTTACGAATACATCCAGGTCTCGGAGATCGGCGAGACGTTCAAAGCCAAGATGGACACCGGCGCGTTGACCGCATCGCTATCGGCCAAGGACATCGAACTGTTCAAGCGCGATGGCGATGACTGGGTGCGTTTCCGTCTGGCGACCAAAGATGCCGACAGCAAAGTGTATGAGCACAAGGTTTCGCGCATCAGCCGGATCAAGGGCCGTTCCGAGGGCGACGATGATGAAGAGCCGGCCGATCCCACCAAGCGCCCGGTTGTTGACCTCGAACTATGCCTGGGCAGCGTGAAGCGCACCGTGGAGGTCAACCTCGTCGACCGCAGCCACTTCAACTACCCCTTGCTGATTGGCGCCAAGGCCCTGCGCGAATTCGGCGCGGCGGTTAATCCGGCCCGTCGTTATACGGCGGACAAGCCTGAGTGCTGA
- a CDS encoding MFS transporter yields MKIKGIRWWMVALITGGLIVNYLARNTLSVAAPTMMSELNISTEQYSHVVIAWQMGYAFMQPVAGYVIDAIGTKIGFAVFAIAWSVACASAAMATGWQSLAFLRSLLGITEAAGFPAAIKATTEWFPAKERSVAIGWFNIGSSIGALLAPPLVVWAILHSGWQIAFIIVGGLGLLWSAGWLFFYKHPRNQRLLGDEERDYILAGQESHLKDAPTKHASWKKIVGTRNFYAIASARMLSEPAWQTFNAWIPLYLMTERHMNIKEIAMFAWLPFLAADIGCVLGGYLSPFFYKHFNVSLLTSRKMVMVLGSLCMIGPGCIGLVDSPYVAIALLCAGGFAHQTLSGALYAITSDSFGKNEVGTATGLGGMFGFLGAALFTLVLGIMVTKVGYSPLFVALAAFDLIAATIIWFVAKPLLTGTPSAQSGSASTDSVEGVPTV; encoded by the coding sequence ATGAAAATCAAAGGCATCCGTTGGTGGATGGTCGCGCTGATAACCGGCGGCCTGATCGTCAACTATCTCGCACGCAACACCCTCTCCGTCGCCGCTCCCACCATGATGAGCGAGCTGAACATTTCCACCGAACAGTACTCGCACGTCGTCATCGCGTGGCAGATGGGCTATGCCTTCATGCAGCCGGTTGCCGGCTATGTGATCGACGCCATTGGCACCAAAATCGGCTTTGCAGTGTTCGCAATCGCCTGGTCGGTGGCGTGCGCATCAGCAGCCATGGCCACCGGCTGGCAGAGTCTGGCGTTCCTGCGCAGCTTGCTGGGCATCACTGAAGCGGCAGGTTTTCCGGCGGCGATCAAAGCAACGACTGAATGGTTTCCCGCCAAAGAGCGCTCGGTCGCCATCGGCTGGTTCAACATCGGTTCGTCGATCGGTGCGTTGCTGGCCCCTCCCCTCGTGGTCTGGGCGATTCTGCACAGCGGCTGGCAGATCGCGTTCATCATCGTCGGCGGGCTGGGCCTGCTGTGGAGCGCTGGTTGGCTGTTCTTCTACAAGCACCCGCGCAATCAGCGTCTGCTGGGCGATGAGGAGCGCGATTACATTCTCGCGGGTCAGGAATCCCACCTGAAGGACGCGCCCACCAAGCACGCCAGCTGGAAGAAGATCGTCGGCACCCGCAATTTCTACGCAATCGCCTCGGCCCGCATGCTGTCGGAGCCGGCATGGCAGACCTTCAACGCCTGGATTCCGCTGTACCTGATGACCGAGCGCCACATGAACATCAAGGAAATCGCGATGTTTGCCTGGCTGCCGTTTCTCGCCGCCGACATCGGCTGCGTGTTGGGCGGTTACCTGAGCCCGTTTTTCTACAAGCATTTCAACGTGTCGCTGCTGACATCGCGCAAGATGGTAATGGTCCTGGGCTCGCTGTGCATGATCGGTCCGGGCTGCATCGGTCTGGTGGACAGCCCTTATGTCGCCATCGCACTGCTGTGCGCGGGCGGTTTTGCGCACCAGACGCTGTCGGGCGCCTTGTACGCCATCACGTCGGACTCCTTCGGCAAGAACGAAGTGGGCACGGCAACCGGTCTAGGTGGCATGTTCGGGTTTCTCGGCGCGGCATTGTTCACGCTGGTGCTTGGGATCATGGTCACCAAGGTAGGCTACAGCCCACTGTTCGTGGCGCTGGCCGCTTTCGATCTCATCGCCGCCACGATCATCTGGTTTGTTGCCAAGCCGCTGTTGACCGGCACACCTTCGGCGCAGTCCGGCAGCGCATCGACTGATTCGGTAGAGGGGGTCCCGACGGTCTGA
- a CDS encoding TonB-dependent siderophore receptor: MSRTLQTLLRPSLLAIAVATAAPMLSAPLMAASQASSVHAYNLPAAPLSTTLTQIASQAGLALSLDPALAAGRASAPVQGQFDASGAMGQALRGTGLQLNLTTAGTYTLVAAPEGAMALPATSIQGSQESFESAWGPAQGYAASRTAAGTKTDTALVEAPRSISVATRQQMQDRAVQNIDDAVRYMPGVVASSYGSDSRAEWLKVRGFEPTQFLDGLPLPKGAYVMPKMETWDLERIALLRGPASSVYGQTPPGGMLDMVSRRPEAEASHEVQVQVGTYNRKQISFDSTGKIDDADNFEYRVSGVVRDSGTSVDHIDDKRYNIAPSLTWNIDPDTKLTFLSQFNRDDTGITSQFLPIQGTKYPSAVGRVKYHENLGDPDWEFYDKTYYALGYAFEHRLNDVWQFKQNVRYTKSDLSFQGITAGGFFGSVSDDGTVQRGANVVNEDISQFALDNNLQADFDTGALKHTVLLGLDYQRLNHNYKWQYGAAPTSNIANPIYGQDFSNVAYSAFQDYNQKTQDVGVYIQDQLALDNWRLTLGGRQDLLKTESKFYNTDQSDDRTDSAFTGNAALSYVFDSGFTPYISYAESFQAEQGGANGVAFQPGTGKQYEVGLKYQPPGSNIIFTAAAYDLTRRDIVLSDTLGVQRPLGEAKVRGFELEAVGNVTDNLKVTASYTYANSKMTKVTDPLDKNRPLPLTPENQAAIWGDYTWHNGVLDGFGLGFGARYIGETDNIAIGSYGFVADSNYGHSNAYTVYDAAVHYDLGRMNTSFKGVSVSVNANNVFDKEYISTCDGFYCYYGDRRTVLASVDYKW, encoded by the coding sequence ATGTCCCGCACGCTTCAAACCCTTCTGCGACCGAGTCTCCTGGCTATCGCCGTCGCCACTGCCGCACCGATGCTCAGTGCGCCGCTGATGGCCGCTTCCCAGGCGTCCAGCGTGCACGCCTACAATCTGCCGGCCGCGCCGTTGTCGACGACGCTGACGCAGATTGCCAGTCAGGCGGGCCTGGCCCTGTCGCTGGATCCGGCGCTCGCCGCGGGCCGTGCGTCGGCGCCGGTTCAGGGTCAATTCGACGCATCAGGCGCGATGGGGCAGGCGCTGCGTGGCACCGGCTTGCAATTGAACCTGACCACGGCGGGCACCTACACCCTCGTGGCTGCGCCTGAAGGTGCGATGGCATTACCGGCCACCAGCATTCAAGGCAGTCAGGAAAGTTTCGAAAGCGCGTGGGGCCCGGCGCAGGGCTATGCCGCGAGTCGCACCGCAGCGGGCACCAAGACCGACACCGCACTGGTTGAAGCACCGCGCTCGATCTCGGTCGCGACCCGGCAGCAGATGCAGGATCGCGCAGTACAGAACATCGACGACGCCGTTCGCTACATGCCGGGCGTGGTCGCCAGCAGTTACGGCAGCGACAGCCGGGCCGAATGGCTGAAGGTCCGCGGTTTTGAACCCACCCAATTCCTCGACGGCTTGCCGCTGCCCAAAGGCGCCTACGTGATGCCGAAGATGGAAACCTGGGACCTGGAGCGCATCGCCCTCCTGCGTGGGCCGGCGTCTTCGGTTTACGGTCAGACCCCGCCGGGCGGCATGCTCGACATGGTCAGTCGTCGCCCTGAAGCCGAAGCCAGCCACGAAGTGCAGGTTCAGGTCGGCACTTACAATCGCAAGCAGATCAGCTTCGACAGCACCGGCAAGATCGACGACGCCGACAATTTCGAGTACCGCGTCAGCGGCGTCGTGCGCGACAGCGGCACCTCGGTGGATCACATCGATGACAAGCGTTACAACATCGCGCCGAGCCTGACTTGGAACATCGACCCGGACACCAAGCTGACCTTCCTCAGCCAGTTCAATCGCGACGATACCGGCATCACCAGCCAGTTTTTGCCGATCCAGGGCACCAAATACCCGTCGGCCGTAGGCCGCGTGAAGTACCACGAAAACCTCGGCGATCCGGACTGGGAGTTCTACGACAAAACCTATTACGCGCTGGGCTATGCCTTCGAGCATCGTCTGAACGACGTCTGGCAGTTCAAGCAGAACGTCCGCTACACCAAGAGCGACCTGTCCTTTCAGGGGATCACGGCCGGTGGCTTCTTCGGTTCGGTCAGCGATGATGGCACCGTCCAACGCGGCGCCAACGTCGTGAACGAGGACATTTCCCAGTTCGCGCTGGACAACAACCTGCAAGCCGACTTCGACACGGGCGCTCTTAAACACACTGTGCTGCTGGGGCTCGACTATCAGCGTCTGAATCACAACTACAAATGGCAGTATGGCGCCGCGCCGACCAGCAACATCGCCAACCCGATTTACGGGCAGGACTTCAGCAACGTCGCCTACAGCGCGTTTCAGGATTACAACCAGAAAACCCAGGACGTCGGCGTCTATATTCAGGACCAACTGGCCCTGGATAACTGGCGTCTGACCCTGGGCGGGCGCCAGGACCTGCTCAAGACCGAATCGAAGTTCTACAACACCGATCAATCCGATGACCGCACCGACAGCGCGTTCACCGGCAACGCCGCCCTCAGCTACGTCTTCGATTCCGGCTTCACGCCGTACATTTCGTATGCCGAGTCATTCCAGGCCGAGCAAGGCGGCGCCAATGGCGTAGCGTTTCAGCCAGGGACGGGCAAGCAGTACGAAGTGGGTCTTAAATACCAGCCGCCGGGCAGCAACATCATCTTCACTGCGGCCGCGTACGACCTGACCCGTCGCGACATCGTGCTCAGCGATACCCTTGGCGTGCAGCGTCCTCTGGGCGAAGCAAAGGTGCGTGGCTTCGAGCTGGAAGCGGTGGGCAATGTCACCGACAACCTGAAAGTGACGGCGTCCTACACCTACGCCAACAGCAAGATGACCAAGGTCACCGACCCGCTGGACAAGAATCGTCCGCTGCCACTCACGCCTGAAAATCAGGCGGCGATCTGGGGTGACTACACCTGGCACAACGGCGTGCTAGACGGTTTCGGCCTGGGCTTTGGCGCGCGGTACATTGGCGAAACCGACAACATTGCAATAGGAAGTTACGGTTTTGTCGCCGACTCCAACTACGGCCACAGCAACGCCTACACCGTCTACGACGCCGCCGTGCATTACGACCTCGGCCGCATGAACACGTCGTTCAAGGGCGTGAGCGTGTCGGTCAACGCCAACAACGTCTTCGACAAGGAATACATTTCCACCTGCGACGGCTTCTACTGCTACTACGGCGACCGCCGCACAGTGCTCGCGAGCGTAGACTACAAATGGTAA